Genomic window (Pirellulales bacterium):
GCATTCCAGAATTCCGTCCGACAGGCCGTATACGAAGCCCTTGTAGACGACCACGTTGGTTAGCTTCGTTTGCAAGTTTTTTTGATTGTGCCAGATGGTCTCGGTCGCCCACCGGTCGGTCGCCGGATCATGCTTGACAGAAAAGAGGGCGCCGCCCCCTGAGTAGCCTTTCGACACGAAGAGCCGATCGTCGGCCACCGCGATCGCCTGCGACGAGCTGGCGTTCATGTTGCTGCTGCCGGGCCAAGGATACTCCCAGAGCATCGCACCAGTGGCCACGTTGTGACCAGTGATGTTGTTTTCGTTGACGCTCACGATCTGCCGAACGCCGTCGAGCCGCGCGAGCGAGGGGGAGCTGTAGCTCACTTGCCGGTCGCCCGCCTGCCACATTCTCTTACCCGTCGCCATGTCGTACGCGATGAGCGACATCTTGGCGCCTTCCTTTGGCCCGCCGCCGGGAACGACGACGAGGTTATCGACAACTAGCGGCGAGCCGGCGCGGCCCCATAAAACTTGTTTCGCTTCATCATCGAGCGCCACGCCGGTTTCTTCCAACAGGTTCTTACTCCATAGGATCGAACCGTTCGCGCCATCCAAGCAGCGGAGCACTCCGCTCGCTCCCATCGCATAAACTTTCCCTTGATAAATCGTCGGCGTGCTCCGCGGGCCAGTGCCGCCTGGGATGGTCGTGTGGCGGGCCTCAATACCGCTGGACCACTTCAAATCGCCGGTCAATAAGTCGTAACAAGTGACCAATTCCTCATCGTCGCGCTGTTCCATCGTCACAGCGTAGCCGTTGACGGCCGAAAAGGCCGAATGCCCCGCGCCGATCGGATGTTTCCAAACCGGCCGCGGCGGCTGCGCCTTCCAATCGCGAGCGAGCACGATCCGATCAATCCCGAGGTTTCGATCCGGCCCGAGAAACTGGGGAAAATCATCGTCGGTTGAAACGTCCAGCGCCACTTTGACCGAGTTCGTGGGGGCAACAGGTTTCGCGAGCAACTGATCGGGCTGTTTCGACCAACGGAAGGCGAACACGGGAAGCAACTCAGCCGTCGTGTGGTCCACTCGAAGAATCGCCACGGCAAACGCCAGCCCGCCGACCACGACGGCCAGCGGCGTCCACCGCACGGCGGCCGAATGCCCGCTGAAAAAAGCGAACCAAATCACCAGCACCATGATCGCCGCGAAACTGGAACCCATGCCGATCAGATTGGCGATGGCATGGTCGAGCATGTCGGGCATCCGAGCCCAGAAGTTGAGGCCGATCAGGACCAGCAGAAAGAGCCAATACCAGATCGGCGGACGAATTCGACCTTTCGGTCGTGATTCAGCCGGTGGAGTTGCAGATGAAAGTTCGTTCGACATGCGATTCCCGTTTGCCGCGCGCGACTACCGCAAATCTCTTCGGGTTATCGTAGCCGAAGAGAGCCGCGACCGTAAATGGCGAGACCTGCTTGCATCCCAAGAACCGCCCGGGGCTGTCTGCCCTCTTTTCGCGCCCAAAAATTGACGCGGCCGCGGGCGCGGTTTACGATGGCGTCGTGATACCAATGGGGTGAATTCTTGCCAGTTGTGTTCGAAAACGGCCATTGCCGCGACACTTTTTCAGAGAGACACCGTGAGAACGTCATTGTCAATCGTTTTGGGTCTGGCGTGTTGCGCTGCTGCCGCCCAATCGGCCTCGGCGGACGTCATCACCGACTGGGATACGGTCCTGATCAACGCCGTGAAAACCGACACGGGCAATCCGGCGACGACAATGCCGGGACCCGGTTGGGCTTCTCGCAACATGGCGATGGTCGCCTCGGCGATGGGCGACGCCGTCGATAATGCCGCCTCGTCGTTCAGTTTCACCCCTTATGCCTATTCCCACCTTACGCCGACGGCCTCGCCGACGGCTGCCGCCGCTCAGGCCGCACATGACGTGCTCGTGAATCTCTATCCCGCTCAGCAATCGACTCTGGATGCCGCTTTGAACAATTCGCTCGCGGGAATCTCCGGTCCGGCGCTCGCTGACGGCAAGGCTCTGGGAGCCGCCGTCGCCAGCGCGATCGTCGCCCGTCGGGCCAACGACGGGTCGAGCGTTTCCGTCAGCTACACGCCCCAGCCCGGCTTGGATCACTATCAATTGCAACCCGGTCAGACGGCCTGGGGACCCAATTGGGGTAGCGTGACGCCCTTCATCTTGTCGAGCGCGCAGAAGACCGACAACGCGAATCTGATCGCCGCTCGCATCGACGCACTCGTTCCCGGCGCCACGAGCTTGACAAGCACCATGTTCCTGAGCAGCTCGGCATTCGCCAATGCCTTCAATCAAGTGATGTTGCTAGGGGCAGCGACCGGCTCGACCCGAACGCAAGCCCAGACCAACATCGGCTATTTCTGGGGATACGACGTGGGCAATCTTGGCCCGCCCCCAATCTTGTACAACCAAATCGTCCAGACCATCGCCAACCAACAGCACAACACCGTCGCGCAAAACGCCCGGCTGTTTGCCTTGGCGAATCTGGCGATGGCGGACGCCGGCATCGTCTGCTGGCAGTCGAAGTACACGTATGACTTTTTTCGGCCGATCACCGCGGCCCAGGAAGGTCTCCAACTCGCGGCAATCAATCCGGGGATCACCAACGTCAATACGAGCTGGACTCCGCTCGGCGCGCCCAACGGGATCATCGGTTCGACCACCCGGCCGAACGACAACCCGTTCACCCCGCCCTTCCCGTCCTTCACGTCAGGCCACGCCTCATTTGGCGGCGCGCTGTTTTCGACGTTGGCCGACTTTTACGGAACCGACAACATGAACTTCACGCTCACCAGCGACAACATTCCCGGTGTGATGGAATCCTTCACCAAGTTCAGCGACGCCGCCGCGCAGAACGCCGAGAGCCGAATCTATCTCGGCATTCATTGGCAATTCGACGCCGACATCGGCGTGGCCTCCGGCGATATGGTCGGCAACGACGTTTTCGGCAGCGCGATGCTGTCCGTGCCCGAGCCGAGCACGTTCGTCCTGGCGGCGTTGGGCCTGCTCGGATTTCTGGCATACGCCCGGCGGCGAGGCAGTTGGGCGGAAAAGGCCAGAGCGAAGCCGTCGGCAACTGGCGTTTGATGCTGTACTTCTCCTCTCCTCAGAACCCCTCACAAAACCGCCGGGGACTGTCCCCATTTTGCGCAGTCCGCGGAGCAAAACTGGGGACTGTGCCCTTCTCCCAGGCAGTGTCGTGAGGGGTTCTCAACGCGGCAGGCGTAAGCGCCGCCTTCAAGCCTTTGCGATCGGGGCTCCTTGATGAAAACGTGCATTTTCCTCTGTTTGATTGTCGCGGCCGGCGGTTCCTTGCCGCGGGCACTCGCGGACGAGCAAACGGTTCACTGCCGGCAAGGAGTGGTCGTCAGCGTCAATGGACATGCTTCGGATGTTGGCTTGGCCATCCAGAAGCATGGGGGCAACGCCGTTGATAGTGCCGTGGCGACGGCGCTGGCGTTGGCGGTGACGTACCCGGCCGCGGGCAATATCGGCGGCGGCGGTTATCTACTCGTGATGCCGAGCCAGGGCGAGCCGCTGGTCTTCGATTATCGCGAAGTTGCGCCGGCGGCAGCCACGCGCGAGATGTTCATTGACCCCGCCGCGCGCACACCCCATCGCCGAGTCGGCGTCCCGGGCACGGTGCGCGGCCTGGCGCTGGCCCATCTTCGATTCGGCAACCTGCCTTGGCGCGATCTGGTGCGGCCGGCTATCGACCTGGCCCGCGACGGCTTCGCGCTCGACTCGGCGACGGCTCGTTCTTTGAACGAAGTGCTCGCGACCTCCGACAAATCTCGCTTTGCTGAGCTGCATCGCGTGTTCGGTAAACCGGACGGCGCGAAATGGCGCGCCGGCGACCAGCTCAAGGAACCCGAACTGGCTCAGACGTTGCAATGCATCGCCGAGCGCGGCGCTGACGGTTTTTACTTGGGAGAAGTGGCTGAGAAGATCTCCGCCGAAATGAAGCGCGGCGGTGGACTCGTGACCGGTGAGGACCTTGC
Coding sequences:
- a CDS encoding PQQ-binding-like beta-propeller repeat protein, with protein sequence MSNELSSATPPAESRPKGRIRPPIWYWLFLLVLIGLNFWARMPDMLDHAIANLIGMGSSFAAIMVLVIWFAFFSGHSAAVRWTPLAVVVGGLAFAVAILRVDHTTAELLPVFAFRWSKQPDQLLAKPVAPTNSVKVALDVSTDDDFPQFLGPDRNLGIDRIVLARDWKAQPPRPVWKHPIGAGHSAFSAVNGYAVTMEQRDDEELVTCYDLLTGDLKWSSGIEARHTTIPGGTGPRSTPTIYQGKVYAMGASGVLRCLDGANGSILWSKNLLEETGVALDDEAKQVLWGRAGSPLVVDNLVVVPGGGPKEGAKMSLIAYDMATGKRMWQAGDRQVSYSSPSLARLDGVRQIVSVNENNITGHNVATGAMLWEYPWPGSSNMNASSSQAIAVADDRLFVSKGYSGGGALFSVKHDPATDRWATETIWHNQKNLQTKLTNVVVYKGFVYGLSDGILECVELATGKRRWKAGHYGHGQILRVGDLLLVESDEGEIALVELSPEAHHELGKFEAIEGQTWNNLCLFGRYLLVRNSREAACYELPLGK
- a CDS encoding vanadium-dependent haloperoxidase, which codes for MRTSLSIVLGLACCAAAAQSASADVITDWDTVLINAVKTDTGNPATTMPGPGWASRNMAMVASAMGDAVDNAASSFSFTPYAYSHLTPTASPTAAAAQAAHDVLVNLYPAQQSTLDAALNNSLAGISGPALADGKALGAAVASAIVARRANDGSSVSVSYTPQPGLDHYQLQPGQTAWGPNWGSVTPFILSSAQKTDNANLIAARIDALVPGATSLTSTMFLSSSAFANAFNQVMLLGAATGSTRTQAQTNIGYFWGYDVGNLGPPPILYNQIVQTIANQQHNTVAQNARLFALANLAMADAGIVCWQSKYTYDFFRPITAAQEGLQLAAINPGITNVNTSWTPLGAPNGIIGSTTRPNDNPFTPPFPSFTSGHASFGGALFSTLADFYGTDNMNFTLTSDNIPGVMESFTKFSDAAAQNAESRIYLGIHWQFDADIGVASGDMVGNDVFGSAMLSVPEPSTFVLAALGLLGFLAYARRRGSWAEKARAKPSATGV